One Paraburkholderia kururiensis DNA window includes the following coding sequences:
- a CDS encoding response regulator transcription factor: MKLAVMTRSTALFRLICQCFEADGATCSQFADDVTLARAVYREDFSAILIDAETGVNPLRPVLARRACYADRRAPLIVVGARGDRASIARTFDAGADDVVLSPIDSRELVLRVHLALRRFQPVQPSDADDRLECGVYRLDRRSCVVHVAGDTVRLTSREFATAWLLFSRPGEYVSRRQIAGAVWSSSEDIVGRTLEQHIYKLRKKLELNGAHGVHLRTMYAHGYRIELAETAAAQSTDEMHEASGLNDTGAARHNATHESHNSHPSHNAQHEPETVMRTATPRHVAVLAAVVQRKDAAAAVTRAAPADATESLVLEEALRPQVHPAGSAAALDARPWSDTDSDAYPPPAASLTACAQTAARVVRTPWAGTTRTPRSSRN, translated from the coding sequence ATGAAACTAGCCGTAATGACGAGGAGCACCGCGCTGTTCAGGTTGATCTGTCAGTGTTTCGAGGCCGACGGCGCCACCTGCAGCCAGTTCGCCGACGACGTTACGCTCGCCCGCGCCGTCTATCGCGAAGACTTCAGTGCGATTCTGATCGACGCCGAAACCGGCGTGAACCCGCTGCGCCCCGTGCTCGCGCGCCGCGCCTGCTATGCGGACCGCCGTGCTCCGCTCATCGTGGTGGGCGCGCGCGGCGACCGCGCGAGCATTGCCCGCACCTTCGACGCGGGCGCCGACGACGTCGTGCTCTCTCCCATCGACTCGCGCGAACTCGTCTTGCGCGTGCATCTCGCGCTGCGCCGCTTCCAACCCGTTCAGCCTTCCGACGCCGACGACCGCCTGGAATGCGGCGTCTATCGGCTCGACCGCCGCTCGTGCGTCGTGCACGTGGCAGGCGATACGGTGCGCCTCACGTCGCGCGAATTCGCCACCGCGTGGCTGCTGTTCTCGCGTCCCGGCGAATACGTGAGCCGCCGCCAGATTGCGGGCGCGGTGTGGAGCAGTTCGGAAGACATCGTGGGCCGCACGCTCGAGCAGCACATCTACAAGCTGCGCAAGAAGCTCGAACTCAACGGCGCGCACGGCGTGCATCTGCGCACGATGTACGCGCACGGCTATCGCATCGAGCTCGCGGAGACGGCGGCAGCGCAATCCACGGACGAGATGCACGAGGCGAGCGGCCTGAACGACACGGGCGCCGCACGCCACAACGCCACGCACGAATCGCACAACTCGCACCCATCGCACAACGCGCAGCACGAGCCCGAGACCGTGATGCGCACGGCGACGCCGCGCCATGTCGCCGTGCTCGCCGCGGTCGTGCAGCGCAAGGACGCCGCCGCAGCCGTCACGCGCGCCGCGCCCGCCGACGCGACGGAATCGCTGGTGCTCGAAGAAGCCCTGCGGCCCCAGGTGCATCCGGCGGGCAGCGCGGCGGCACTCGATGCGCGTCCGTGGTCCGATACCGACAGCGACGCCTACCCGCCGCCCGCCGCCAGCCTCACGGCGTGCGCGCAAACGGCTGCACGCGTGGTGCGCACGCCGTGGGCCGGCACCACGCGCACGCCGCGCAGCAGCCGCAACTGA
- a CDS encoding type III secretion protein HrpB4, whose protein sequence is MGASTDFPFARTAAAFAAWERNARTAVQWAHPSWLAGALDVAPGALDTFYAALGDSDAHSQSACRNAIDTCSRALLRALRVPPPAFDTWFRPGPQVLDALPAALGLNVLRMRALLFRRADVRRLIDKRSRMQLAQWVGVPLDRLLAQPPGTTATNAPDTARLVARGAMPGLDALDADTLALEGYALMAREHHNGGATLSAGLAGTSGTSSSPADAPCPLLRLALPRDLPPVPWLDAAAREPDPLGTPQLIARFPELLPEWAWLSG, encoded by the coding sequence ATGGGTGCTTCTACAGATTTTCCTTTCGCACGGACTGCCGCCGCTTTCGCGGCGTGGGAACGCAACGCGCGCACGGCGGTGCAATGGGCGCATCCGTCGTGGCTGGCGGGCGCGTTGGATGTGGCGCCGGGAGCGCTCGATACGTTCTACGCGGCGCTGGGCGATAGCGACGCACACAGCCAAAGCGCTTGCCGCAACGCCATCGATACCTGCTCGCGCGCCTTGCTGCGCGCGCTTCGCGTGCCGCCGCCCGCCTTCGACACATGGTTCAGACCCGGCCCGCAGGTGCTCGACGCCTTGCCGGCCGCGCTCGGTCTGAACGTGCTGCGCATGCGCGCGCTGCTGTTTCGCCGTGCGGACGTGCGGCGGCTCATCGACAAACGCAGCCGCATGCAGCTTGCGCAATGGGTGGGCGTGCCGCTCGATCGGCTGCTCGCGCAGCCGCCGGGCACCACGGCCACGAACGCGCCCGACACTGCTCGGCTCGTCGCGCGCGGAGCGATGCCGGGCCTCGATGCACTCGACGCCGATACGCTCGCGCTGGAAGGCTACGCGTTGATGGCCCGCGAGCACCATAACGGCGGCGCGACGCTTTCCGCGGGCCTTGCCGGCACTTCAGGCACTTCGTCAAGCCCAGCCGACGCTCCATGCCCGCTGCTGCGCCTGGCCTTGCCGCGCGACCTGCCGCCTGTGCCGTGGCTCGATGCTGCCGCGCGCGAGCCCGATCCGCTCGGCACGCCTCAACTGATCGCGCGCTTTCCCGAACTGCTTCCGGAGTGGGCATGGTTATCTGGCTGA
- a CDS encoding type III secretion protein — MTTHRRRIAALTRTTERRERLEQTLRAALAARREEAAQLAAQRDGKAAEVQQARDTLAQCHARIGAMMGGSAAFSLADLNAAMRYAEVVTDRVRVLEADLAALVAACEAKQQEIVTAVRAIANNRGRIELCNERIAAMRRRDEEAASDAADEEAEEAALARLAAAARAARATPA, encoded by the coding sequence ATGACCACGCACCGACGCCGCATCGCGGCCCTTACGCGCACCACCGAACGCCGCGAACGGCTGGAGCAGACGCTGCGCGCCGCGCTCGCGGCACGGCGCGAAGAAGCCGCGCAGCTGGCGGCCCAGCGTGACGGCAAGGCCGCCGAAGTGCAGCAGGCGCGCGACACGCTGGCGCAATGCCACGCACGCATTGGCGCGATGATGGGCGGCAGCGCCGCGTTTTCGCTGGCCGATCTCAACGCGGCCATGCGCTATGCCGAAGTGGTGACCGACCGCGTGCGCGTGCTCGAGGCGGACCTCGCCGCGCTCGTGGCGGCCTGCGAGGCGAAGCAGCAGGAGATCGTCACGGCGGTGCGGGCCATCGCGAACAACCGCGGCCGCATCGAACTCTGCAACGAGCGCATTGCAGCGATGCGCCGCCGCGACGAAGAAGCCGCGAGCGACGCCGCCGACGAGGAAGCCGAAGAAGCCGCGCTCGCACGTCTGGCCGCGGCGGCGCGTGCCGCACGCGCCACGCCTGCCTGA
- the sctN gene encoding type III secretion system ATPase SctN — MSTPHDTASTRAAVSRRLLDVERLTDAIEQEILATRSIARTGKVLEVIGTLVKVGGLDVSLGELCELRAPNGALLQYAEVIGFTRDVALLSPFSRLADVSRSTQVVGLGRPLSVPVGTALLGRVIDSLGRPIDGLGPIDATGERPIFADPPDPMSRRLIEAPLATGVRVVDAMMTLAEGQRMGIFAPAGVGKSTLLGMFARGAQCDVTVIALIGERGREVREFIELILGEEGMARSVVVCATSDRSSIERAKAAYVATAIAEHFRDEGCRVLLMMDSLTRFARAQREIGLAAGEPPARRGFPPSIFAELPRLLERAGMGARGSITALYTVLAEDESGSDPIAEEVRGILDGHMILSREIAAKNQYPAIDVLGSLSRVMPQVVPREYMAASARLRELMAKHREVEMLLQIGEYQPGGNPVADEAIGKIDAIRAFFSQGTDEFASPDETGAQLFALANG; from the coding sequence ATGAGCACGCCGCACGACACCGCTTCCACGCGCGCCGCGGTCTCGCGCCGGCTGCTCGACGTCGAGCGCCTGACCGACGCCATCGAGCAGGAGATTCTCGCCACGCGCAGCATCGCGCGCACGGGCAAGGTGCTCGAAGTGATCGGCACGCTCGTGAAGGTGGGCGGCCTCGACGTGTCGCTCGGCGAGCTGTGCGAGTTGCGCGCGCCGAACGGCGCGCTGCTGCAATACGCCGAGGTGATCGGCTTCACGCGCGACGTCGCGCTGCTCTCGCCGTTTTCGCGGCTCGCGGACGTGTCGCGTTCCACCCAGGTGGTGGGGCTCGGCCGGCCGCTCTCCGTGCCCGTGGGCACGGCGTTGCTGGGGCGCGTGATCGACAGCCTCGGGCGGCCCATCGACGGGCTCGGTCCTATCGACGCCACCGGAGAGCGTCCCATTTTCGCGGACCCGCCGGACCCCATGAGCCGCCGCCTGATCGAGGCGCCGCTTGCCACCGGCGTGCGCGTGGTGGACGCCATGATGACGCTCGCCGAAGGGCAGCGCATGGGCATCTTCGCGCCCGCGGGTGTGGGCAAGAGCACGCTGCTCGGAATGTTCGCGCGCGGCGCGCAGTGCGACGTCACGGTGATCGCGCTGATCGGCGAGCGCGGCCGCGAAGTGCGCGAGTTCATCGAACTGATTCTGGGCGAGGAGGGCATGGCGCGCTCCGTCGTGGTGTGCGCGACCTCGGACCGCTCGTCCATCGAGCGCGCCAAGGCCGCCTATGTGGCCACCGCGATTGCCGAGCACTTTCGCGACGAAGGCTGCCGCGTGCTGCTGATGATGGATTCGCTCACGCGCTTTGCGCGCGCCCAGCGCGAGATCGGCCTCGCCGCGGGCGAGCCGCCTGCGCGACGCGGCTTTCCGCCTTCGATCTTCGCGGAGTTGCCACGCCTGCTGGAGCGCGCGGGCATGGGCGCGCGCGGCTCGATTACGGCGCTCTACACGGTGCTGGCCGAAGACGAATCGGGCAGCGATCCCATTGCCGAAGAAGTGCGCGGCATTCTGGACGGCCACATGATTCTTTCGCGCGAAATCGCCGCGAAAAACCAGTATCCGGCCATCGACGTGCTGGGCAGCCTCTCGCGCGTCATGCCTCAGGTGGTGCCGCGCGAGTACATGGCGGCTTCGGCGCGGCTGCGCGAATTGATGGCGAAGCACCGCGAAGTGGAGATGCTGTTGCAGATCGGCGAATACCAGCCGGGCGGCAACCCCGTGGCGGACGAGGCCATCGGCAAGATCGACGCGATTCGCGCGTTCTTCTCGCAGGGCACCGACGAATTCGCTTCGCCCGACGAGACCGGCGCGCAGCTCTTCGCGCTGGCGAACGGCTGA
- a CDS encoding type III secretion protein HrpB2: MSVSVTAKQVESALQATQQASDPSLAQQGEKFSSMMKNHRMAKPEHADGENTNVVSKLVAAQDAEIQQSVNDVVQFSQQAPQMSMNEIMAATTKMTLEMASTQLDMEAKMGVVDSSKSAIETLMKNQ, from the coding sequence ATGAGCGTATCGGTGACGGCAAAGCAGGTGGAAAGCGCGCTGCAGGCCACCCAGCAGGCGAGCGACCCGTCGCTCGCGCAGCAAGGCGAGAAGTTCAGTTCGATGATGAAGAACCACCGCATGGCGAAGCCCGAGCACGCGGACGGCGAGAACACCAACGTGGTGTCGAAGCTCGTGGCCGCGCAGGACGCGGAGATCCAGCAGTCGGTCAACGACGTCGTGCAGTTCTCGCAGCAGGCCCCGCAGATGTCGATGAACGAGATCATGGCCGCCACGACGAAGATGACGCTCGAAATGGCGAGCACGCAACTCGACATGGAAGCGAAGATGGGCGTGGTGGACTCGTCGAAGTCCGCCATCGAAACGCTGATGAAGAACCAGTAG
- a CDS encoding helix-turn-helix transcriptional regulator: MFLTPYFPLAAALTVRRLPAGFLDKVLEGNLGAAGAQANRWAEDAHQGTDMPYLLQLHADMQMTLGIGDEAEEQYRRAQKVIRTPREAIRAASCRNAGWQALFRHRLATALSCFARVVDESGIDPLQRMEARLGIVCALHELGQSRAAAEALDELAAMAASSAGGAVNGEPSYWRDVITTLRFDLAVQRELRSAAALSDHAYWQSGMTDDRTPGSGEVTEAADLHEVAALRVRVPLLRERIDYLRQLRALTRGNRNAMDALTAHLNWAQHTGLHEYLRTTRLEIVLAALASESPQLAETMLEPLHRIDYAASTGHRQLEYLYCVAKVRQTQGRTRESMQFYSRYALICAQCLRDDAAAIVPFANRAPRHGAQLDDVGARLPAKYRRAYRYLQENLDRRDLSVREVAAEVGVTERALQSAFKNFLGLSPTELIRRQRMERIRAELLRDSFTSDRSVLIAANKWGVQNRSTLVNGYRKQFHEAPSETLER; this comes from the coding sequence ATGTTCCTGACACCCTATTTCCCGCTCGCCGCCGCGCTTACCGTGCGCCGTCTGCCCGCGGGCTTTCTCGACAAGGTGCTCGAAGGCAATCTCGGCGCGGCGGGCGCGCAAGCCAACCGCTGGGCCGAAGACGCGCATCAGGGCACCGACATGCCGTACCTGCTGCAACTGCACGCGGACATGCAGATGACGCTCGGTATCGGCGACGAAGCCGAAGAGCAGTACCGCCGCGCGCAGAAGGTGATCCGCACGCCGCGCGAAGCCATTCGTGCCGCGTCGTGCCGCAACGCGGGCTGGCAGGCGCTGTTCCGGCACCGGCTCGCCACGGCGCTTTCATGCTTTGCGCGCGTGGTGGACGAGAGCGGCATCGACCCGCTGCAACGCATGGAGGCGCGGCTCGGCATCGTCTGCGCGCTGCACGAACTCGGGCAGTCGCGTGCCGCGGCCGAAGCGCTCGACGAACTCGCGGCCATGGCCGCGTCGTCCGCGGGCGGCGCCGTGAACGGCGAGCCTTCGTACTGGCGCGACGTCATCACGACGCTGCGTTTCGATCTCGCCGTGCAGCGCGAACTGCGCTCCGCGGCGGCGCTCTCGGACCACGCGTACTGGCAATCGGGCATGACCGACGACCGCACGCCGGGCAGCGGCGAAGTGACGGAAGCCGCGGACCTGCACGAAGTGGCGGCGCTGCGCGTGCGCGTGCCGCTGCTGCGCGAACGCATCGACTATCTGCGGCAACTGCGTGCGCTCACGCGCGGCAACCGCAATGCGATGGACGCGCTCACCGCGCATCTGAACTGGGCCCAGCACACGGGTCTGCACGAATACCTGCGCACCACGCGGCTCGAAATCGTGCTGGCCGCGCTCGCGTCCGAGTCGCCGCAACTGGCCGAAACGATGCTGGAGCCGCTGCATCGCATCGACTATGCGGCCTCCACGGGGCACCGCCAGCTCGAATATCTCTACTGCGTGGCGAAGGTGCGGCAGACGCAGGGCCGCACGCGCGAATCGATGCAGTTCTACAGCCGCTACGCGCTGATCTGCGCGCAGTGCCTGCGCGACGACGCGGCGGCCATCGTGCCGTTCGCCAATCGCGCGCCGCGCCACGGCGCGCAACTCGACGACGTGGGTGCACGGTTGCCCGCGAAGTACCGGCGCGCGTACCGCTATCTGCAGGAGAACCTCGATCGCCGCGATCTCTCGGTGCGCGAGGTGGCCGCGGAGGTGGGCGTCACGGAACGCGCGCTGCAAAGCGCGTTCAAGAACTTCCTCGGGCTCTCGCCCACGGAACTGATTCGCCGTCAACGCATGGAACGCATTCGCGCCGAACTGCTGCGCGACTCGTTCACGAGCGATCGCAGCGTGCTTATCGCCGCGAACAAGTGGGGCGTGCAGAACCGCTCCACGCTCGTGAACGGCTACCGCAAGCAATTCCACGAAGCGCCTTCGGAAACGCTGGAACGCTAA
- the sctJ gene encoding type III secretion system inner membrane ring lipoprotein SctJ, producing the protein MHATTVHAARPVRQPGHGIARTTRRAALVATLALCAALAGCQKELYSNLTEQDVNEMLVALLEQGVDASKATPDNGKTWALDVDSNQIVRAVEVLRSRGLPHSKYDDLGSLFKKDGLVSTPTEERVRFIYGLSQELSSTLSKIDGVIVARVQIVLPNNDPLAQQIKPSSASVFIKYRPDSDAGALIPQIKTLVMHSVEGLTYDAVSVTAVPADPVELSKLPQSHSPLPIIAGAVLVLVLGAAGLFVWMKRGVPGKAGGAREGDALAAKLNALLARLRRAGPSSTA; encoded by the coding sequence ATGCACGCAACGACGGTCCACGCGGCACGACCTGTCCGGCAGCCGGGGCACGGCATCGCGCGCACCACGCGCCGCGCCGCGCTCGTGGCGACGCTCGCGCTCTGCGCCGCGTTGGCGGGCTGTCAGAAGGAGCTGTACAGCAATCTCACGGAACAGGACGTGAACGAGATGCTGGTGGCGCTGCTGGAGCAGGGCGTGGACGCCTCGAAGGCGACGCCCGACAACGGCAAGACCTGGGCGCTCGACGTGGACAGCAACCAGATCGTGCGCGCCGTGGAAGTGCTGCGCTCGCGCGGCCTGCCGCACAGCAAGTACGACGACCTGGGCAGTCTCTTCAAAAAGGACGGGCTCGTTTCCACGCCCACCGAAGAGCGCGTGCGCTTCATCTACGGGCTCTCGCAGGAGCTTTCGTCGACGCTGTCGAAGATCGACGGCGTGATCGTGGCGCGTGTGCAGATCGTGCTGCCGAACAACGATCCGCTCGCGCAGCAGATCAAGCCGTCTTCGGCGTCGGTGTTCATCAAGTACCGGCCCGATTCTGACGCGGGCGCGCTCATTCCGCAGATCAAGACGCTCGTCATGCACAGCGTGGAAGGGCTGACCTACGACGCCGTGAGCGTGACGGCCGTGCCGGCCGACCCGGTCGAGCTTTCGAAGCTGCCGCAATCGCATTCGCCGCTGCCCATCATCGCGGGCGCCGTGCTCGTGCTGGTGTTGGGCGCCGCGGGCCTCTTCGTCTGGATGAAACGCGGCGTGCCGGGCAAGGCGGGCGGGGCGCGCGAGGGCGACGCGCTCGCCGCGAAGCTCAACGCGCTGCTCGCGCGGCTGCGGCGTGCCGGGCCGTCTTCCACGGCCTGA
- the sctT gene encoding type III secretion system export apparatus subunit SctT: MNDLFNALPQLGTTFVGYMTLLGICSVRLLVIMSMFPPTADGVLQGVVRNGVAMLLSSFVAYGQPASLMTTLSGVHLIEIGLREAVIGLVLGYAASTVFWVAESAGTYVDDLTGYNNMQVTNPLREEQSTPTGALLSQVAIVAFWTLGGMTFLLGVVYESYHWWPLTSNTPVAANIFESFVLRQTDTLMQTTAKLAAPMLFILLMIDFAFGFVSKSAQKLDLMTLSQPVKGAMTVLMLALLVGIFVDQVKDQLVLTSLGEQLRAIATAQQHR, from the coding sequence ATGAACGACCTCTTCAACGCACTGCCGCAACTGGGCACCACCTTCGTCGGCTACATGACGCTGCTCGGCATCTGCTCGGTGCGCCTCCTCGTCATCATGTCGATGTTTCCGCCCACGGCCGACGGCGTGCTGCAAGGCGTGGTGCGCAACGGCGTGGCGATGCTGCTCAGTTCGTTCGTAGCGTACGGTCAGCCGGCTTCGCTCATGACCACGCTTTCCGGCGTGCATCTGATCGAAATCGGCCTGCGCGAGGCCGTGATCGGACTCGTGCTCGGCTATGCGGCCTCCACGGTGTTCTGGGTGGCCGAAAGCGCGGGCACCTACGTGGACGACCTCACGGGCTACAACAACATGCAGGTCACCAACCCCTTGCGCGAGGAGCAGTCCACGCCCACGGGCGCGCTGCTCTCGCAGGTGGCCATCGTCGCGTTCTGGACGCTGGGCGGCATGACGTTCCTGCTGGGCGTGGTCTACGAGTCGTATCACTGGTGGCCGTTGACTTCGAATACGCCGGTGGCCGCGAACATCTTCGAAAGCTTCGTGCTGCGCCAGACCGATACGCTCATGCAGACCACCGCGAAGCTCGCCGCGCCCATGCTGTTCATCCTGCTCATGATCGACTTCGCGTTCGGCTTCGTGTCGAAGTCGGCGCAGAAGCTCGACCTCATGACCTTGAGCCAGCCCGTGAAGGGCGCCATGACCGTGCTGATGCTGGCCTTGCTGGTGGGCATCTTCGTCGACCAGGTGAAAGACCAGCTCGTGCTCACGAGCCTCGGCGAGCAGTTGCGCGCCATCGCGACGGCGCAGCAGCATCGTTGA
- the sctC gene encoding type III secretion system outer membrane ring subunit SctC, which translates to MNRKKLVCAVWIAVFVATAMPGLTADAAPIRWRNSAVHISVEGKDLKDVLRDFTAGQGVPATISGDVHGTVTGQFDMSPQRFLDTLASTFGFVWFYDGNVLSISDANSVTRQVIKLDHARVSDLKASLDQLHISNPRFPIMFDAEQGTALVSGPPAYVQMVADVARRLDDNAEQRIGSMVRVFPLHHAWAADHKVQIDGNTVNVPGVANVLAKMYHPQGNGGPDGSDAGGQRNAVQPTMQRLQPMQDVTGSTSGGGYEGGGNPPLPPGMAGAGTPTALGGLIAGMGGGGNGGGGGGAPLPGYGGAGGAYGGYGANASQSGYGATPMGGTDNLPVIVADPRTNSVLVRDLPQRLPLYQTLIDQLDVKPRLVEIEAHIIEIDEDALKQIGVDWRAHNSHIDLQTGNGITQQNGYNGNINPTFDTRTLSDGTTVIDTSPVGGSLTAVIGNAGRYLLARVNALQNNNLARIDASPKVATLDNVEAVMDHKTRFFVRVSGYTSADLYQVSTGVSLRVLPLVVDEDGKERIKLNVHIEDGTLTGQQVDNIPIITTSTINTESFVGEGESLLIAGYRVDSTTNGESGVPGLSKIPLIGALFRYRSNEHSHMERLFLLSPRIIEF; encoded by the coding sequence ATGAATAGAAAAAAACTCGTCTGCGCCGTCTGGATAGCGGTGTTCGTCGCGACTGCGATGCCGGGGCTCACCGCCGATGCGGCGCCCATCCGGTGGCGCAATTCGGCGGTTCATATTTCGGTCGAAGGCAAGGATCTCAAGGACGTGCTGCGCGACTTCACCGCGGGGCAGGGCGTGCCGGCCACCATCTCCGGCGACGTGCACGGCACGGTGACGGGGCAGTTCGACATGTCGCCGCAGCGCTTTCTGGATACGCTCGCGTCCACCTTCGGCTTCGTCTGGTTCTACGACGGCAATGTGCTGTCCATCAGCGACGCCAACAGCGTGACGCGCCAGGTCATCAAGCTCGACCACGCGCGCGTGTCGGACCTGAAGGCGTCGCTCGACCAGCTGCACATTTCCAACCCGCGCTTTCCGATCATGTTCGACGCGGAGCAGGGCACGGCGCTCGTGAGCGGGCCGCCCGCGTACGTGCAGATGGTGGCCGACGTGGCACGGCGGCTCGACGACAACGCGGAGCAGCGTATCGGGTCGATGGTGCGCGTGTTCCCGCTGCACCACGCGTGGGCCGCGGACCACAAGGTGCAGATCGACGGCAATACGGTGAACGTGCCGGGCGTGGCGAATGTGCTCGCGAAGATGTACCACCCGCAGGGCAACGGCGGCCCGGATGGTAGCGATGCGGGCGGCCAGCGCAACGCCGTGCAGCCCACCATGCAGCGCTTGCAGCCCATGCAGGACGTGACGGGCAGCACCTCGGGCGGCGGCTACGAAGGCGGCGGCAATCCGCCGTTGCCGCCGGGCATGGCGGGCGCGGGCACGCCCACGGCGCTGGGCGGGCTCATCGCGGGCATGGGCGGCGGCGGCAATGGCGGCGGGGGCGGCGGCGCGCCGCTGCCGGGCTATGGCGGCGCCGGCGGCGCATATGGCGGATACGGTGCCAACGCCTCGCAGAGCGGCTATGGCGCCACACCCATGGGCGGCACGGACAACCTGCCCGTCATCGTCGCGGACCCGCGCACGAACTCCGTGCTCGTGCGCGATCTGCCGCAACGCCTGCCGCTCTACCAGACGCTCATCGACCAGCTCGACGTGAAGCCCAGGCTCGTGGAGATCGAGGCGCACATCATCGAGATCGACGAAGACGCGTTGAAGCAGATCGGCGTGGACTGGCGCGCGCACAACAGCCACATCGACCTGCAAACGGGCAACGGCATCACGCAGCAGAACGGCTACAACGGCAACATCAACCCGACCTTCGATACGCGCACGCTCTCGGACGGCACCACCGTCATCGACACGTCGCCCGTGGGCGGGTCGCTCACGGCCGTGATCGGCAACGCGGGCCGCTACCTGCTGGCGCGCGTGAACGCATTGCAGAACAACAACCTCGCGCGGATCGACGCAAGCCCGAAGGTGGCGACGCTCGACAACGTGGAGGCCGTGATGGACCACAAGACGCGCTTTTTCGTGCGCGTGTCGGGCTATACGTCGGCGGATCTCTACCAGGTTTCGACCGGCGTGTCGCTGCGCGTGCTGCCGCTCGTGGTGGACGAGGACGGCAAGGAGCGCATCAAGCTCAACGTGCACATCGAAGACGGCACGCTCACGGGCCAGCAGGTGGACAACATTCCGATCATCACGACGAGCACGATCAACACCGAATCGTTCGTGGGCGAGGGCGAGAGTCTGCTGATCGCGGGCTATCGCGTGGACAGCACGACGAACGGCGAATCGGGCGTGCCGGGGCTCTCGAAAATTCCGCTCATCGGCGCGCTGTTCCGCTATCGCAGCAACGAGCACAGCCACATGGAACGGCTCTTTCTGCTGTCGCCGCGCATCATCGAGTTCTGA
- the sctL gene encoding type III secretion system stator protein SctL, which translates to MVIWLRSDRALPNPADVQGAVHIGVHGDVVPRAAFGALMSLEEGYAQLAADREATLGQARAEAQAIVAAAQHEAAAILADARAQYDEAAGRGYRDGEARALAEWMARQADAGDDQRRTQLKMRERLAEIVTLAVEQIVHVQQSEQLFERALATVDRIVEGATYLRVAVSPGDYDKACVAFERLSARWRELGRPFPLSVVADKRLAPGSCICESDFGAVDASLATQLRAMRSAVSRALKHSAAEIDGLAWQQASGASEEQAGADLEEAVSPDFDARAAHDPGPQ; encoded by the coding sequence ATGGTTATCTGGCTGAGATCCGACCGCGCGTTGCCCAACCCGGCCGACGTGCAGGGCGCCGTGCACATCGGCGTGCACGGCGACGTCGTGCCGCGTGCCGCGTTCGGCGCGCTGATGTCGCTGGAAGAGGGCTACGCGCAGCTTGCAGCCGACCGCGAAGCGACGCTCGGGCAGGCGCGGGCCGAGGCCCAGGCCATCGTGGCCGCGGCGCAGCACGAGGCCGCCGCCATTCTCGCGGACGCGCGCGCTCAATACGACGAAGCGGCCGGGCGCGGCTACCGCGACGGCGAAGCACGCGCGCTCGCCGAATGGATGGCGCGCCAGGCCGATGCGGGCGACGACCAGCGGCGCACGCAACTGAAGATGCGCGAGCGCCTCGCCGAAATCGTCACGCTCGCCGTCGAGCAGATCGTGCACGTGCAGCAGTCGGAGCAGTTGTTCGAGCGCGCGCTGGCCACCGTGGACCGCATCGTCGAAGGGGCCACGTATCTGCGCGTGGCCGTGAGCCCCGGCGACTACGACAAGGCCTGCGTCGCGTTCGAGCGGCTCTCCGCGCGCTGGCGCGAGCTGGGGCGGCCGTTCCCGCTTTCCGTGGTCGCGGACAAGCGGCTCGCGCCCGGCAGCTGCATCTGCGAATCGGACTTCGGCGCCGTGGACGCGAGCCTCGCCACGCAACTGCGCGCCATGCGCTCGGCGGTGTCGCGCGCGCTCAAGCATTCCGCGGCCGAGATCGACGGGCTGGCGTGGCAGCAGGCGTCCGGGGCGTCAGAAGAACAGGCGGGTGCGGACCTGGAAGAGGCCGTCTCGCCCGACTTCGACGCGCGTGCCGCGCATGACCCCGGCCCGCAATGA